One genomic segment of Microtus pennsylvanicus isolate mMicPen1 unplaced genomic scaffold, mMicPen1.hap1 Scaffold_48, whole genome shotgun sequence includes these proteins:
- the LOC142842291 gene encoding uncharacterized protein LOC142842291, whose protein sequence is MSSRPAWSTRNTVTYDDVHVDFNWEEWTLLDPSQKNLYKDVMVETYRNLTTIGYSWEDHNVEEHCQSSRRHESHLHTPEKTHTTLKPYEGNECGQAFSHHSHLQMHKKTYTEAFTRHSHLQSHERTHTGEKPYECNQCGKAFACHSYLRKHKRTHTGGKPYECNQCGKAFACHSYLRKHKRTHTGEKPYEYRPYECNQCGKAFACHSHLQRHERSHTGERPYECNQCGKAFACHSHLQRHERSHTGEKPYECNQCGKAFARHSDLQSHERSHTGEKPYECNQCGKAFACHSHLQRHERSHTGDRPYECNQCGKAFACHSHLQRHERSHTGERPYECNQCGKAFACHSHLQRHERSHTGERPYECNQCGKAFARHSDLQSHERSHTGEKPYECNQCGKGFACHSYLRKHKRTHTGEKPYECNQCGKAFACHSYLRKHKKNSYWRETL, encoded by the exons atgagttcgaggccagcctggtctacaaga aatacagtgacctatgatgatgtgcatgtcgacttcaattgggaagaatggactttgctggatccttcgcagaagaatctctacaaagatgtgatggtggagacctacagaaacctcactactatag gatacagttgggaagaccataatgttgaagaacattgtcaaagttctagaagacatgaaag TCATCTTCACACGCCTGAAAAAACACATACTACATTAAAACCCTATGAAGGAAATGAGTGTGGTCAAgccttttcacatcacagtcatcttcaaatgcataaaaagacatacactg aggccttcacacgtcacagtcatcttcaaagtcatgaacgaacccatactggagagaaaccctatgaatgtaatcagtgtggtaaagcctttgcatgtcacagttacctcagaaagcataaaagaacccatactggagggaaaccctatgaatgtaaccagtgtggtaaagcctttgcatgtcacagttacctccgaaagcataaaagaactcatactggagagaaaccctatgaat ataggccctatgaatgtaaccagtgtggtaaagcctttgcatgtcacagtcatctacaaaggcatgaaagaagccatactggagagaggccctatgaatgtaaccagtgtggtaaagcctttgcatgtcacagtcatctacaaaggcatgaaagaagccatactggagagaaaccctatgaatgtaatcagtgtggtaaggccttcgcacgacacagtgatcttcaaagtcatgaaagaagccatactggagagaa gccctatgaatgtaaccagtgtggtaaagcctttgcatgtcacagtcatctacaaaggcatgaaagaagccatacgggagataggccctatgaatgtaaccagtgtggtaaagcctttgcatgtcacagtcatctacaaaggcatgaaagaagccatactggagagaggccctatgaatgtaaccagtgtggtaaagcctttgcatgtcatagtcatctacaaaggcatgaaagaagccatactggagagaggccctatgaatgtaatcagtgtggtaaggccttcgcacgtcacagtgatcttcaaagtcatgaaagaagccatactggagagaagccctatgaatgtaatcagtgtggtaaaggctttgcatgtcacagttacctcagaaagcataaaagaacccatactggagagaaaccctatgaatgtaaccagtgtggtaaagcctttgcatgtcacagttacctccgaaagcataaaaaaaactcatactggagagaaaccctatga